Proteins found in one Egibacteraceae bacterium genomic segment:
- a CDS encoding MBL fold metallo-hydrolase → MSVEELPNGLRAVDTRTAGMSRVTAGYLIDAPRPTLVECGPALSVGNVIDALHGLGMDGGDLAHLVCSHIHLDHAGGAGDIAKAFPSATIVVSEVGARHLVDPTRLNASSRRVYGEVMDTVYGDCTPVEGTRVRGVADCDVLDLGGGRRLDLLYTPGHAKHHIAAFDSDTGALFVGDSVGVKMPGMAVIRPATPPPDFDLVLAHRTLERYRRLQPAAVYLAHYGAVDPPLQALDEAAERLTLWAATAEAAYAEVAGRGDHSELDHVAETLGRRFADELTVSAEQDPEAAGRVALLTGVRSNAMGLVRYFQQRAEGLTAR, encoded by the coding sequence ATGAGCGTCGAGGAGCTGCCGAACGGTCTGCGGGCGGTCGACACCCGCACGGCGGGGATGTCCCGGGTGACGGCCGGCTACCTCATCGACGCCCCCCGGCCGACCCTCGTCGAGTGCGGCCCGGCCCTGTCCGTCGGCAACGTCATCGACGCGCTGCACGGCCTCGGCATGGACGGCGGCGACCTCGCCCATCTCGTGTGCAGCCACATCCACCTCGACCACGCCGGCGGCGCGGGCGACATCGCGAAGGCGTTCCCGAGCGCGACGATCGTCGTCAGCGAGGTCGGCGCCCGCCACCTCGTCGACCCGACACGGTTGAACGCAAGCTCACGCCGGGTCTACGGGGAGGTCATGGACACCGTCTACGGGGACTGCACCCCCGTGGAGGGGACGCGGGTGCGTGGCGTGGCCGATTGTGACGTCCTCGATCTGGGGGGCGGCCGTCGGCTCGACCTGCTCTACACGCCCGGGCACGCCAAGCACCACATCGCGGCCTTCGACAGCGACACCGGGGCGCTCTTCGTCGGCGACTCCGTGGGCGTGAAGATGCCGGGCATGGCGGTGATCCGCCCCGCCACTCCCCCACCCGACTTCGACCTCGTCCTCGCCCATCGCACCCTCGAGCGGTACCGCAGGCTCCAGCCGGCGGCGGTGTACCTCGCCCACTACGGCGCGGTCGACCCGCCGCTGCAGGCGCTCGACGAAGCCGCCGAGCGACTGACGCTCTGGGCGGCGACGGCCGAGGCCGCCTACGCGGAGGTCGCCGGGCGCGGGGACCACAGCGAGCTCGACCACGTCGCGGAGACGCTCGGGCGCCGGTTCGCCGACGAGCTCACCGTCTCGGCCGAGCAGGACCCGGAGGCCGCCGGCAGGGTGGCCCTGCTGACCGGGGTGCGCTCGAACGCGATGGGGCTCGTGCGCTACTTCCAGCAGCGGGCGGAGGGCCTGACCGCACGGTAG